A portion of the Mycobacterium paraseoulense genome contains these proteins:
- a CDS encoding 3-ketosteroid-delta-1-dehydrogenase: MNPQSTTIPAGLPVADMTVDLLVVGSGTGMAAALAAHELGLSVLIAEKSSYVGGSTARSGGALWLPVSPILRDAGAGDSPERAAAYLASVVAGSAPPQRSAEFVAHVPATVDMLRRATPLRLFWARDYSDYHPEEPGGSAAGRTCECHPFDTSILGRYRTRLRPGVLEAGVSIPTTGADYRWMNLVTRVPRKGIPTFGKRVAQGFGGRLIGRRYAAGGQGLMAGLFAGVLRAGIPVWTDCPLVRLQGDGQRVTGAVVDHEGREVTITARRGVVLATGGFDHSMDMRWKFQSESLGAHLSLGAQSNTGDGIRAGQEFGADIALMDQAWWFPAIAPLPGKAPAVMLAERSLPGSLIVDQNGHRFANESADYMSFGQRLLELERSGSPVDAMWIVFDQQYRNSYVFGAELFPRMRIPQAWYGAGIAVRADNLGELGARMNVSVPEFRETMTRFNQNAAAGEDPDFGRGRSAYDRYYGDPTIKPNPNLRPLVNGPFYAVKMVLSDLGTCGGLKADERARVLREDGSVIAGLYAIGNTAANAFGTTYPGAGATIAQGLVYGFIAARDAAARDATR; encoded by the coding sequence GTGAACCCCCAGAGCACGACGATTCCCGCCGGGCTACCCGTGGCCGATATGACGGTCGACCTGCTGGTGGTCGGGTCCGGGACCGGGATGGCCGCGGCACTGGCCGCCCACGAACTCGGGCTGTCGGTGCTGATCGCGGAGAAGTCGTCCTACGTGGGCGGGTCCACAGCCCGGTCGGGCGGCGCGTTGTGGCTACCCGTCAGTCCCATTCTGCGAGACGCCGGCGCCGGGGACTCCCCCGAGCGCGCCGCCGCGTATCTGGCCTCGGTGGTGGCGGGTTCGGCCCCGCCGCAGCGATCGGCCGAATTCGTGGCCCACGTCCCGGCGACGGTCGACATGCTTCGCCGAGCGACGCCGCTGCGGCTGTTCTGGGCCCGCGACTACTCCGACTACCACCCCGAGGAACCGGGTGGCAGCGCGGCGGGCCGGACGTGCGAATGCCACCCGTTCGACACCTCGATCCTCGGCCGGTACCGCACCCGGTTGCGGCCCGGCGTGCTTGAGGCCGGCGTCTCGATACCGACGACCGGCGCCGACTACCGGTGGATGAACCTCGTGACCCGGGTGCCGCGCAAGGGCATCCCCACGTTCGGCAAGCGGGTGGCCCAGGGCTTCGGCGGGAGGCTGATCGGTCGGCGCTACGCCGCGGGTGGCCAGGGTCTGATGGCCGGGCTGTTCGCCGGGGTGCTGCGCGCCGGTATCCCGGTGTGGACCGACTGCCCGCTCGTTCGCCTGCAAGGCGACGGGCAGCGGGTGACTGGCGCGGTTGTCGACCATGAGGGGCGCGAGGTGACGATCACCGCCCGGCGCGGAGTGGTGCTGGCAACGGGCGGTTTCGACCACAGCATGGACATGCGGTGGAAGTTCCAGTCCGAGTCGCTGGGCGCCCATCTGAGCCTGGGGGCCCAATCCAATACGGGCGACGGCATTCGCGCGGGGCAGGAATTCGGCGCCGATATCGCTTTGATGGATCAAGCCTGGTGGTTTCCCGCCATCGCGCCCCTGCCGGGCAAGGCGCCGGCGGTAATGCTGGCCGAACGTTCACTGCCCGGCAGCCTCATCGTCGACCAAAACGGCCACCGATTCGCCAACGAGTCCGCGGATTACATGTCGTTCGGCCAGCGGCTGCTCGAGCTGGAGCGGTCGGGCAGCCCCGTGGACGCGATGTGGATCGTGTTCGACCAGCAGTACCGCAACAGTTATGTCTTTGGCGCCGAACTGTTCCCGCGCATGCGCATCCCGCAAGCCTGGTACGGCGCGGGCATCGCGGTGCGGGCGGACAACCTCGGCGAGCTGGGTGCCCGGATGAACGTGTCGGTGCCGGAATTCCGCGAGACGATGACGCGGTTCAACCAAAACGCCGCCGCCGGTGAGGATCCCGACTTCGGCCGAGGGCGCAGCGCCTATGACCGCTACTACGGCGACCCCACGATCAAGCCGAACCCCAATCTGCGCCCGTTGGTCAACGGCCCGTTCTACGCCGTGAAGATGGTGCTCAGCGACCTGGGCACGTGCGGCGGGCTGAAGGCCGACGAGCGCGCACGCGTGCTCCGCGAGGATGGAAGCGTGATCGCCGGCCTGTATGCGATCGGCAACACCGCCGCCAACGCGTTCGGCACGACGTACCCGGGCGCGGGGGCGACGATCGCCCAGGGCCTGGTGTACGGCTTCATCGCGGCCCGCGATGCGGCGGCGCGGGACGCGACGCGCTAG
- a CDS encoding Rieske 2Fe-2S domain-containing protein, with protein sequence MTTQSEVDEVRLIEAQAVPARFARGWHCLGLIRDFGDGKPHAVNAFGQKLVVFRSANGTINVLDAFCRHMGGDLSQGEVKGDEIACPFHDWRWGGDGRCKQVPYSRRTPKLARTAAWTTLQQDGMLFVWNDPERKPPPAEVTIPRIEGATSDEWTDWHWYTTVVHSNCREIIDNVVDMAHFFYIHGSLPTYFKNIFEGQVATQYMNGGSRPDIGSPEGTTMLGTTSVASYYGPSFMIDDLTYHYTDGDAKTILINCHYPIDANSFVLQYGIIVKKSDKLPGDEALKTAISLGDFVKIGFEQDVQIWRHKARIDNPLLVEEDGPVYQLRRWYQQFYVDAADVQPDMVDRFEFELDTTRPYEAWMKEVEANMAAQGAGSA encoded by the coding sequence ATGACGACGCAGTCCGAGGTCGACGAGGTTCGGCTGATTGAAGCGCAGGCGGTGCCGGCGCGGTTCGCCCGCGGCTGGCACTGCCTGGGCCTGATTCGGGATTTCGGTGATGGCAAGCCGCACGCCGTCAATGCCTTCGGACAAAAGCTCGTTGTCTTCCGCAGCGCGAACGGCACCATCAACGTCCTTGACGCCTTCTGCCGGCATATGGGCGGTGATCTCTCGCAGGGCGAAGTCAAGGGCGACGAGATCGCCTGCCCGTTCCACGACTGGCGCTGGGGCGGTGACGGGCGGTGCAAGCAGGTGCCCTACAGCCGGCGGACGCCGAAGCTGGCGCGCACCGCGGCGTGGACCACGCTGCAGCAGGACGGGATGTTGTTCGTGTGGAACGACCCGGAACGCAAACCGCCGCCCGCGGAGGTCACGATCCCGCGCATCGAGGGTGCCACCAGCGACGAGTGGACCGACTGGCACTGGTACACCACGGTCGTGCACAGCAATTGTCGCGAGATCATCGACAACGTGGTGGACATGGCCCACTTCTTCTACATCCACGGCTCGTTGCCCACCTATTTCAAGAACATCTTCGAGGGGCAGGTGGCCACGCAGTACATGAACGGCGGTAGCCGGCCCGACATCGGCAGCCCCGAGGGGACGACGATGCTGGGGACCACGTCGGTGGCGTCCTACTACGGGCCGTCTTTCATGATCGACGACCTGACCTACCACTACACCGACGGCGACGCCAAGACGATCCTGATCAACTGCCATTATCCGATCGACGCGAATTCCTTTGTGCTGCAATATGGCATCATCGTCAAGAAGTCGGACAAGTTGCCCGGCGATGAGGCGCTGAAGACCGCGATCAGTCTGGGCGACTTCGTCAAGATCGGTTTCGAGCAGGACGTGCAGATCTGGCGGCACAAGGCGCGCATCGACAACCCGCTTCTGGTCGAGGAGGACGGGCCGGTCTACCAGTTGCGTCGCTGGTACCAGCAGTTCTACGTCGACGCCGCCGACGTGCAACCGGACATGGTGGATCGCTTCGAGTTCGAGCTCGACACCACCCGGCCCTACGAGGCGTGGATGAAAGAGGTCGAGGCCAACATGGCCGCGCAGGGTGCCGGTTCGGCGTGA
- a CDS encoding TIGR03619 family F420-dependent LLM class oxidoreductase, producing the protein MKFAFPLPHTVRLPAMTQPWEAGVTGPDQTRMVKCADRWGYDMIAVPEHLVIPAEHVKLSGPHYLHSTAAQAYIAGATERVVVNSCVTILPLHEPIGLAKALATADWMSGGRMMVTFGVGWLAREFELLGVPFGERGRIADEYLAAIVDLWTSDTPRFEGRYVSFDGIAFEPKPVQKPHLPIWIGGDADAPLRRAARYASGWWPFLTPPEQIAEKLDYIKSQPCYDGRPFEVMHGLSTNRVGEGHVARDDPNGRPGMSAGEIVDRLGWLANQGVTISAVPIPAVGGVDEYLDYAQWVIEEIKPKVP; encoded by the coding sequence ATGAAATTCGCCTTCCCCCTTCCCCACACGGTGCGCCTGCCGGCGATGACGCAACCCTGGGAAGCCGGGGTCACCGGACCCGACCAGACCCGCATGGTCAAGTGCGCCGACCGGTGGGGCTACGACATGATCGCCGTCCCCGAGCATCTCGTGATCCCGGCCGAGCACGTGAAGCTCTCCGGGCCCCATTACCTGCATTCGACGGCCGCCCAGGCCTACATCGCGGGCGCGACCGAACGGGTCGTCGTCAACTCCTGCGTCACCATCCTGCCGTTGCACGAGCCGATCGGCTTGGCCAAGGCGCTGGCCACCGCGGACTGGATGAGCGGCGGCCGGATGATGGTCACCTTCGGCGTCGGCTGGCTGGCACGGGAATTCGAGCTCCTCGGGGTGCCGTTCGGCGAAAGGGGCCGCATCGCCGACGAGTACCTGGCGGCCATCGTCGACCTGTGGACCAGTGACACCCCGCGATTCGAGGGCCGCTACGTGTCGTTCGACGGCATCGCGTTCGAGCCGAAACCGGTTCAAAAGCCCCACCTTCCGATCTGGATCGGCGGCGACGCCGATGCCCCGCTGCGCAGGGCCGCCAGGTACGCGTCCGGCTGGTGGCCGTTCCTGACGCCACCCGAACAGATCGCCGAAAAGCTCGACTACATCAAGTCCCAGCCCTGTTATGACGGCCGGCCGTTCGAGGTGATGCACGGGCTGAGCACGAACCGGGTGGGTGAAGGACACGTCGCACGCGACGATCCGAATGGGCGCCCCGGCATGAGCGCCGGCGAGATCGTCGACCGGTTGGGCTGGCTCGCCAACCAGGGCGTGACGATCAGCGCCGTGCCCATCCCCGCCGTCGGCGGCGTCGACGAATACCTCGATTACGCGCAATGGGTGATCGAGGAGATCAAGCCCAAAGTGCCCTAG
- a CDS encoding ferredoxin, whose product MSLDSSVRHDNRLDDMPMVPIACGSCGAQVLVRKSSWNQTSVQWNADATGRCVERAEAQRISTPGGRGVFLACSALRESMLEAVRRGGLAIVDETT is encoded by the coding sequence ATGTCGCTCGATTCGTCCGTGCGGCACGACAATCGCCTCGACGACATGCCCATGGTGCCCATTGCGTGCGGCAGCTGCGGGGCACAGGTGTTGGTCCGCAAGAGCAGCTGGAACCAGACCAGCGTGCAGTGGAACGCCGATGCGACGGGCCGGTGCGTCGAGCGTGCCGAAGCGCAGCGGATTTCCACGCCCGGCGGTCGCGGTGTGTTCCTGGCGTGTTCGGCGTTGCGGGAGTCGATGCTCGAAGCCGTGCGACGTGGCGGTTTGGCCATCGTCGACGAAACCACTTGA
- a CDS encoding PadR family transcriptional regulator — MASEPDPTGQSKAALAATSWALLGMMSYEEEVSGYDLKKWIDWSVDLYYWSPSYSQIYTELKKLEGLGLVTSRVERDEGPRSRRLYRITPAGMAAVTDWTNNAPVDPPVLKHSVLLRVTFGHLSNPARLKELLQEHVAYAEARHRKAVEDADGAEAQPAWAYSVIALRWAAKYYAAEREFALELMKDIDEADAILKKAAKGGFGQPRPMPGYWREVEKQVEAKRKAD, encoded by the coding sequence GTGGCCTCCGAACCGGACCCTACCGGCCAGTCGAAGGCGGCGCTTGCCGCCACGAGTTGGGCGCTGCTGGGCATGATGTCCTACGAGGAGGAGGTCTCCGGCTACGACCTGAAAAAGTGGATCGACTGGAGCGTCGATCTGTACTACTGGAGTCCGTCGTACAGCCAGATCTACACCGAGCTGAAGAAGCTCGAGGGGCTTGGCCTGGTGACCTCACGCGTCGAGCGCGACGAAGGTCCGCGCAGCCGCCGGCTCTACAGGATCACGCCGGCCGGGATGGCCGCCGTCACCGACTGGACCAACAACGCCCCGGTGGACCCCCCGGTGCTCAAGCACAGCGTCCTGCTGCGGGTGACGTTTGGTCACCTCAGCAACCCGGCCCGGCTCAAGGAGCTGCTCCAGGAACACGTCGCCTACGCCGAGGCCAGGCACCGCAAGGCGGTTGAGGACGCCGACGGCGCCGAGGCCCAACCCGCATGGGCGTATTCGGTGATCGCGCTTCGCTGGGCGGCCAAGTACTACGCTGCGGAGCGCGAATTCGCGCTCGAACTGATGAAGGACATCGACGAGGCGGACGCCATTCTGAAGAAGGCGGCGAAGGGGGGCTTCGGGCAGCCGCGCCCGATGCCCGGCTACTGGCGTGAGGTCGAGAAGCAGGTCGAGGCCAAACGCAAAGCGGACTAG
- a CDS encoding FAD-dependent oxidoreductase, with amino-acid sequence MNRKRVVIAGLGDAGVLAAIRLSGYADVVGISAKPALVSGQELGVRLSRPDDWARDYWIPFDRFRRLDRVRTVQAELTGVDLAARTVVGKRADGGALAEEYDALVISTGVSNGFWRRPTLQSAAEVGAELRAAHDRLAAAGSIIVVGGGAAAVSSALNMATTWPGKRIDLYFPGTSALEGHHPRIWSRLHGRLSALGVGIHPGHRAVLPDGFADDEITGEPVRWSTGQSPARADAVLWAIGRVRPNTEWLPRELLDERGFVRVTPELRVPGHRGVFAVGDVAATDPLRSSARNRGDALVARNVRAELSGGRLGAYRAPQRRWGSLVGVQPDGLEVFLPSGHAFRFPSWSVERVVMPWIVRWGMYRGVRENNPLG; translated from the coding sequence ATGAACCGCAAGCGTGTCGTCATTGCCGGGCTCGGAGACGCGGGTGTGTTGGCCGCCATCCGGCTGTCCGGGTACGCCGACGTCGTCGGCATCTCCGCCAAGCCCGCGCTGGTCAGCGGTCAGGAACTCGGCGTTCGGCTCTCCCGCCCGGACGATTGGGCCCGCGATTACTGGATTCCGTTCGACAGGTTCCGGCGCCTGGACCGGGTGCGGACGGTGCAGGCCGAGCTGACCGGCGTGGACCTGGCCGCCCGCACGGTCGTGGGCAAACGCGCCGACGGCGGGGCGCTCGCCGAGGAGTACGACGCGCTGGTCATCTCGACGGGGGTGAGCAACGGATTCTGGCGCCGCCCGACCCTGCAGTCGGCCGCCGAGGTCGGCGCGGAACTGCGGGCCGCGCACGACCGGCTGGCCGCGGCCGGCTCGATCATCGTGGTGGGCGGCGGCGCGGCGGCGGTGAGCAGCGCGCTCAACATGGCCACCACCTGGCCGGGCAAGCGGATCGACCTGTACTTCCCGGGGACATCCGCGCTTGAGGGGCACCACCCGCGCATCTGGAGCCGGCTTCACGGACGGCTCAGCGCCCTGGGCGTGGGCATTCATCCGGGCCACCGCGCCGTGCTGCCCGACGGGTTCGCCGACGACGAGATCACCGGCGAACCGGTGCGCTGGAGCACCGGGCAGTCCCCCGCGCGCGCCGACGCGGTGTTGTGGGCGATCGGGCGGGTGCGGCCCAATACCGAGTGGTTGCCCCGGGAACTGCTCGACGAGCGCGGGTTCGTCCGCGTGACGCCGGAGCTGCGGGTGCCGGGTCACCGGGGCGTCTTCGCGGTGGGCGACGTGGCGGCGACCGATCCCCTGCGCAGCTCGGCCCGCAACCGCGGGGACGCGCTGGTGGCCCGCAACGTCCGCGCCGAACTCAGCGGCGGGCGGCTGGGCGCTTACCGGGCGCCCCAGCGGCGGTGGGGTTCGCTGGTGGGCGTCCAGCCCGACGGGCTGGAGGTCTTTCTGCCCAGCGGCCACGCGTTCCGGTTCCCGTCGTGGTCGGTCGAGCGCGTGGTGATGCCGTGGATCGTGCGGTGGGGCATGTATCGCGGTGTGCGGGAGAACAATCCGCTGGGGTGA